TAAAATTTTAATAGTGTTTGTATAAACAAAACAACCTAATACACAAGACATTAGGTAATTCGTGCTTATCTAAAGATGAAAAAAAATATTAAAAGACAGATTAGAATTGCGGCTATTGTAGCTACGGAAGTTGATGATTTAGAACTGATTGTTCCAACAGATTTATGAAGAAGAGCTAAGTTTATTGTTGATTATATTTCAATAGAAAAAAAGAACAGTGTAACCTTAGCACAAGGGACTTCAATCAAATGTGGTTTAACCATTGATAAATCAAACTTGATGCAATATAATGCGATTTATCTTCCAGGTGGTCAGGGTTCTAAACGGTTTGGTGATGATCCTAAATTAATTCATTATTTAACTAAATTTAATGATAAGGAAAATCGCAGTTCAAGATTTATCTTAGCAATCAACCAATCACCAATTGTTCTTAAAAACTTAGATCTATTAGGAACTAAAAAAGTTGCAGCCAACGATGAACACAAAGAAGCTTTAGGTGCTAATTTTGATAACAAATCAAATATCCTTCATTCAGACAACTTCATCACAGCAAAAGCAACAGGTCACGTCTTTGATTTCGCAATTGAAGCAGTTAAGATTTTAGGAACTAAAAAAGACGCTGATGAACTAGTAAAAATGATTTCTTACAAAAAATAAGAAATCATTTTTTTATTCATTTTTATCGTAGTTTTTTAATTATTTTTCAAAAGTTGGATCAACACTCTTAATAAATTTAGTAGTAATATCTAAGAACTCATTTGTGTGTTCATAAAATGGCACATGACCTGAGTTTTTAATGATCTCGAATTTAATATTTTTATTAAGTGATGAGATGTGTTGAATTGATTCATTTGTTGGCACCATTTTGTCAGTATCACCAAAAATAATCAACATTGGTTTTGTTGCTGATTGATAACCAAGATCGCTCATTCTGCTCATGTCTTCTAGAACATTAACTGATAACATTGGTTTTAATGTTTCAAAGTGATTTTTTAATTGTTTATATTCATCAGCTGCCACTTTATCAATTTGACCTCTGAATTCTTTTTCAGGATCGAAGTATAAAGAATAAAATAATTCTTTCATATCTTCTGGACCCTTTGGACATAATAGATCAATTGTTTTACAGTTTCCAAGAATGGCTCTATTTGCTGGTGCTTCTAGAATACTTAATTTAAGTCGTTCTGGAATTTGGTGGTTCATAATTGAAGTTAATCCACCACCCATTGAATGGCCAATTAAGATCACATCTCTTAGATCGTGCTTTTCAAAATATGCTTTAATTACTTCTGCATAATACGGAATACTTAATTCTTCAGGGCTGCTAAATTTACTATTCCCATGCCCTGGCATATTAACTGCATAAAAGCTGCAATTATCGTAGTATTCTCATAATTTTTTCTTAACTTTGTAATTAGAACTAAAACCGTGTAAATACACGATTTTGTGCTTTGCGTTTGGTCTGATTAGTTCAAAACTATCAATTTTTGATAAGTCAATATTGTTTGTCATAGTTGTGTGCTTATATCATAAAATTAAACTTTTTACTCAAAAATTTTTATTTTATGATATTATTTTATATTGCTTTTAGATTATTCCTTATTTATATAATACTATACAGTAATCTAATTGTTAAATCAGGAGCCAATTTGTGAAAAAAAACTCACCTTATCGTATTACTGAGTATTCACCCCGAGTAGTCAGAAGAGACTATTCAAAAGTTCATAACAATTATAACCCTGGAAATTTACCAGGTATCCAAGTTAACGCTTATAAACAATTCCTTGATAAGGAATTAGAAGAGATTATTGGTTCATATTTCCCGATAAAATCACCTAACGGAAAATATTCTGTTGAGTTCCATGGAATGAAAATTCTAGAACCAGAAAGAACCAAAGAAGAAGCTAGTGCTGAATCAAAAACTTACGAAGCTAGCTTATATGTAAACCTGTCATTAATTAACCACCAAACTGGGACTGTTAAAAAAATAAATAAAAAAGCAGGTAAAGCAAACGCTGAAGGGATTTTCTTCTCAAACATTCCGTTGATGACAGAAAACGGAGCTTTTATCGTTAACGGGATTGAAAAATTCGTTGTTGCTCAAATCGTAAGATCACCAGGTGCTTATATCTTAAATAAGTCACAAGTAAAACTATCTAACTCAAGAAAGAGAAACCAAGAAGGTTATATTTGTGAAGTGTTCCCATCAAAAGGGACATTAATGTTGTTCTATATTGCTGAAAACAAAGATTTTGTTCAAGCAGTAGTAAGAGATGTTGGTGGTGAAAGTGCGAAGGTGTTTTCAATCACTACGTTATTAAAAGCATTTGGTTTAAGTGAAGTTGAAATCAGAAAGATTTTCAAAAACAATGATTACATTGTTAAATCATTAGAATCTGAATTCTATAACGAAAAACAAATTCTAAACGAATCAGATGTTGCTCAATTAATTCGTGATGTTGAAACCGATCGCATCACTAAGGTTAAATCTTTACCAATTGATCAAAAATGAAAGAATTTAGTTTTAGATTGATACAAACTAAATCAAGAAAAACAAGATTTAATTAATGCTGGTGATCCTAACCCTGTTAAGATTGAATCATTAGATACTCACATTGGTGTTGTATTAAGAAAATTAGTTTGTGAAAAAGCAGCTAAACACGTAATTCAAGAACTTTCAATTTCAACAAGAAGTCTTGATAACGTTGTGCAAAAAGAAGAAATTTCTTACCAATCAATTTTATTACAACACTTCTTCCAAAAGAAGCGTTATGATCTATCATCAGCTGGAAGACACAAATTTGTTCGTAAGTTAAGAATTTCTGAACGTTTATACCAAAGAACATTAGCTCAAGATATTGTTGATCTTGATGGTAATATCGTTCTAAAACAAGGAACTTTAATGTTAAAAGAACAAATTGATTTGTTCAAAAAATTATCTAAAGAAAAACGCTTAAAGATCCTTCACAACATTGAATTTGTAAACCCTGATTTAAACAACAAGTTCTGCGATAACAACACATACGAAGAAGTTGATATTTACATTAATAACGATTTAAGGGATGAGACTACGCAAATTATCGGTATTGATGGTTCAAACGATTCTATCGAAACATTAACATTAGCCGACTTAATTTCAATCATTTCATACATCGTAAATTTACCACACAACATTGGTTCATACGATGACATTGATCACTTAGGTAATAAGCGCTTAAAACTGATTAATGAATTATTAAAATCTAAGATCCAAACTGGAATGATGCGAATTGAAAAATACATCAAAGATAAACTTCAAATCGCAGACGGTAATAATAAAGTAATTGATCCAGA
The Mycoplasma sp. E35C DNA segment above includes these coding regions:
- a CDS encoding DJ-1/PfpI family protein gives rise to the protein MKKNIKRQIRIAAIVATEVDDLELIVPTDLWRRAKFIVDYISIEKKNSVTLAQGTSIKCGLTIDKSNLMQYNAIYLPGGQGSKRFGDDPKLIHYLTKFNDKENRSSRFILAINQSPIVLKNLDLLGTKKVAANDEHKEALGANFDNKSNILHSDNFITAKATGHVFDFAIEAVKILGTKKDADELVKMISYKK
- a CDS encoding alpha/beta fold hydrolase, whose protein sequence is MTNNIDLSKIDSFELIRPNAKHKIVYLHGFSSNYKVKKKLWEYYDNCSFYAVNMPGHGNSKFSSPEELSIPYYAEVIKAYFEKHDLRDVILIGHSMGGGLTSIMNHQIPERLKLSILEAPANRAILGNCKTIDLLCPKGPEDMKELFYSLYFDPEKEFRGQIDKVAADEYKQLKNHFETLKPMLSVNVLEDMSRMSDLGYQSATKPMLIIFGDTDKMVPTNESIQHISSLNKNIKFEIIKNSGHVPFYEHTNEFLDITTKFIKSVDPTFEK